The stretch of DNA CTGCAGAGAGCCGATGTCAACTGTCAATTTGGTGGATCTGGTAGACCTGAGGGATCAGATATAGATGGGCATATCATAATCATGTTTCCTTTCTAACCAGTGACTAAATACTAGCATATCACTCATACTAACATACTACACCTAGTATTTCTGGCATTGCTACGTCTGCTGTTATAATAGTATAAAACTTATAGATTTTACCTACCTTTTACCTTAACCTTTTTGATTAGTTTCGTTTTGCATGATAACTGCTTAGCATATTAGCTTAGCATACCGTAGCAGCCTTCAACACAGgcaaatgttaaattattagGTTTTATTGTATAATTGAACATATGTGTAAGGTTTTGCTAAGCTATTAAACAATTCTCATATTTTTTAGTTATCTTACTTCTGGATGCTAACTGATCAGCATACTATTAGCGTAGCATAATGTTATACATTTAACCTGTAAGTTTAAACCTTTACCCAACATAAATGTTCGATTATAAGCTTTTCTAGTATAATTGAACATATCTGTAGAGTTTTTGCTAAGCTAGCAGGCTAATTGTTTACGTCTGCTGCATTTCTAATGAAAATAACTTTACTATGGAGCCCTGCAGAGGACATCCAgtgatttattaatttgatcCCTTGTTAGCAAGTCATGCCCATGGTTTACTAAttcaacttaattttttgttcatttgtggccttcatttaaagggatactccaccccaaaaggaAACCCataaagctttgttcgtcttcggaacacaatttaagatattttggctAAAAACCGGGaagcttgagactgtcccatagactaccaagtaaataacactgtcaaagtccagaaaaacATTATCAGAAtattccatctgccatcagtagttcaaccatagacaataattttttttgtatgcgaataaaataaaaataagggctTTGTTAAACAATTCGGTTGTCAACAGTCTCCTTTGTCTCTCCAAATCACTCAAACTGtctacgctcttctgtgtcagccgcgccacaaggatgcattgtttactttcaaatcaaagcataaatacacataaaaacagcacatccttgtggtgcggctgacacagaagagcatacgcaacATACgatgatatggagagacacagaggagactgataacaagaattgttgaataaagtcgttatttttgttttatgtgcatacaaaaaaaagtattctcatcacttcataatgttacggctgaaccactgatggcagatggactattcagatgatgcttttcatacttttctggatcttgacaagtgttatttacttggcagtctatgggacagtctcaagccccCTGgtattcatccaaaatatcttaaaaattgtgttccgaagacaaacaaagcttttacgggttggaatgacatgggggtcagcgattaatgacaaaatttccaTTTCTTCTTTAAACTCCCCGTCCGTTAGAGTTGAGCTACAAACTAAATTGGTTTCCAGTCTTTTAGTCTGAGAGCTGAGAGACAGTAGTAGACTTCTCTCTTCTCATGGTACAATGACACGTTATAGTCACAGATACCTCATTATGGACCGGCAACCTCTCGAATGTCTGAGAAATGGACGCAAATCTTGAGCTCTGTGGCAGTAGCGATTTTCCACTACTCTCTTCATCCTATGACAATGGTGAAACTGAAGTTTATGACCATTTAAGAAGCCGCATTAAAAAGAAAGACAATCTAAAGTTCTAGTTTGTGTCTGTGCACTGAGAAGGAACTGAACTCTGATAAACAGAAACCTGAAACTTCAAAGCGTTCTGCTGAATACTGTTGCCTACAgggaagaaaaatcacaaatgagatcacTTTCTTATCTTTAATGGTTTCTCCTAGATAGCTATGAGATCAAATGGATAGCAAATAGATGAATTTATAGCTTCTTAGAAGTTTCTGCTCAGAGAAAGACCCTAGTGATCTCATGTCTCCTTTATAGATTCAGATGTCAAATACTGTGCTCTGATTTCCCTTGACACCAGCAAAAGTCTTACATCAAACTCTTTCCAGACCAAATTATCTGAATTTTGtttcccacattttttttttgctcttttaacATGTCAATGATTGTCTCATTTGTGCTtagttttatttcttcttctttaagGGAAACATGGCACAGAGGCGATACCTTTAAACCACATAACGGCACTACTCTACAGTAAAGTTTCATTACTTTATGTAACCTAAACAGCAATTTAtataatttgaaatgttaaaatgcagtattttataaagttataaagtaacatttaaagttcacccaaaaacttaaattctgtcatcatttatttactcaccctcatgtcattccatatCTGTATGACTTCTTCAAAATGATAAAGAATGAATGTTGGAATACTGGAACCCATTGACTCTCATAGGCaaaaaatcccccccccccacccaacacacacaaaataaacccagagacatttttcaaaacatcttctgttatgtagtaagtaagtcttTGAGGTTTAGAtaaccaaattttcattttgggtgaactatccatttaacttggattaataaatgctaaaaaCTATTGTTCATTGTGACTTAAAGATATATAATGCATTACCTAAAGTTACCCAATTtaaccttattataaagttttaccaACATGTTCTGCTGGGCTATAAATGAGCAATAAAATCATTGAAGATTTAAATTTTGCTTTGGGTATAATGTGATTCTCACTCGTCCTCTGAGCTGAGGCTGTAGTTGTCCTCCACAGGAAGAGGTGGAGGGCTGGGTAACATGTCCACCAGTTGCAGAGAGGCAGAGTAGTGCAGGATACGTGAAGAACTCAGCGGCTTCACAGGCTCCGATACACCACCTAATGGAATGTAGACCAGCTTTGAACAGATGAAATAAATAGATTGCATAACAGAATTTGGACATGCTAATGTTTAAACCTGCAGGGTGCTGATTGAATCTTTGCTGATGGTTACTCGATGCACTGCACACTGCCAGACTAGCAGGCATTAGTGGGGCACTTTTTACAGCATGCAGCTCTGAAAGTAGACAAATTGTGTTAGTGCTGGACAAAATAAATGCGAATAACtcgctgaatgaatgaatgtctcACCACGTTTGTAATTTTTCTCCCATGATTCCTTCAGAACTCCCATGCTGGGCTGGGCAGGGAGGACACGTCTCCATGGCAATGCCTGCACTTCCCTCACAACAGCAGTTTTGACGATGGGTTCAGTGATTCGAACAGTTTCGGAGTTATGCAGCGGAGATTTGCTGTGGGGCATTCTAGGACCGCGTCCTGGACTATTAAATGTCTGCAGTTCCTTGCCGGTAAGATCCATATAAAAGGTGCCATAGACGCCACAATTGTCTGGTACAATCGGTACGGCTGACCGTACATGGTTGGTGTCCTTTTTAGCCATAATGGGCAGAGCTGTCAGTAGGGGGGTAAAAAAAACAGACTGATTTGCATAATGCGCCAAGATGTCAACGGTAATTAGAGTTGAAGAGGACTCCGCAGAGTCATGACGTCAGGGGTGACAGGCATTTTTTTAAGGTTCTACGGACATATCTGTCATCAAGAGAGATGAcgagaggaaaaaaagaataataggtAAGGTTTGAAACTCGTGAGAAGGTTATGACTATGTATATTAACTAAAATCATGACTTACTGGTCCTCCGCAAGCCAGAGTTCTCTTGACTCGGGGTCCAAAGGCCCTGCTTGGGCTCACTGCTGGAATCTGGCCTCCAGCCTCCAGAGATCCACGGAGAGTCTGGTGCTGCCATTCTAGAAATGACATTATAAGGATGGTGTCGCAATTACTTATGGAAGCCTATTTAACAAGTATAGTATAGTATTACGTAAGAAAAAAAGTCATGCtttggtaaattattattatgagataaacagtaaaaattatgacttgttgaaattatgagataaaaagtaaatTGACAAATGAGATATTGTCATAATTAcgatacaataaataattattatttaaaatgtactgtaagGAGACtatctcataattgcaacttagTATGTCATAATTTAGATTGTTATCTCATAAGTTAGTTTTATTAAAGCATTGCTTTTTTTCTCATGTGAAATAAAGAGATGAGCTTCTATAGAATTTAGATTCCATAGTTACTAGCTGGTGCATATATTGAAATCAACATTTAGTGTACTTTTTGGAAATGTGTcttggaaaaatgttttttttttttttttttttgtagtttggtATTCTTTAAAGTACAATTGTATATGAACATGGTTATCATGCAGTACTGTGGTATATTTCAAATTTCAATAGTATTATCACTGAACAATGCTTCCATTATTGTCTTCTTAAATCAAACATCTACATTTTTACCTGTGTTTGATGATGTGATCTTCAATTTCAAGTCCATATAAGCctacaaataaaaaagtgaaaattatgaTTATGTGTGTAtagataaacaaaaataaatcaagactTTATTATAGATTACCTGAGCGTTTGCCTCTCAGGTTGGTGGGTCTGACATGTCTCCTGTACAAAAACACGGCAGTAATCATCAAAACACACAGGAGGATGCCAACGCTGCCAATGATTACCGGCTTTTTAATCACAGCAAGGAAGTGAGACATACTGAGTATGTCTGTCTGATAAGGTGTCGCCTCCAGCCTCGACTCTGGGAAAGAAAGAGCGACAAAATAACATATCGAGCAGATTACACTTTAAAATGATTGTTTCATACCTTAGTGTTTTCTTCACTAACCTATGAGCAGTTTGTATGGATCGCTCTGGACCCCCACTCCTGCCCCGTTAACGGCAGCCACCGTGGCCCAGAACAGCTTGCCGGGCTGCAGTGTGCTGATCTCAATACTGTGTGTTCCACTGTCCACTGTCCAGTTAAAAGAATTCTGTTCCTCAGTCTCCACACACCACACCTGTCACAAAGTAGAACAGCTTAGTAAAATCAAGCAGGCTgctacatattacatatataggtatgtatatttgaattttatgtgaTTTTAGGTCAATATGTTATCACAACAATAGACTGAAGTGGGAACTCAAAATGTAATGGTGCAGCAGCTAATGCTTATATAGAGAGCAACAAATAAATTAGTGGAAAATATGCATCAGTTTTGTGATCCGAAACTAAACTGTGGAATAGAGTCCTGCAACGGGTCAGGTACACGCGGATACCCGCATAAAAGTGGCTAAAACGGGTGGATTTTGACATTCCTAAAATTCACGGGTGGGGATGAGGGTGGATAACTAACTCCTTGCGGGCAGGTAGTAGCGCAgatgaaaaatatgtgcaatatttgtaCACAAATGCAACAACGATATGACATTTGACCCATCACATCACCGCcactgcggagagagagagagacttttccACAGCTGGATCTGTAATTCAAGAATGGAGAACGCAACTTAAACCTAGGACTGTGGACGATTTTATATTATCACGAGTGACCGGTCAGATCTGGTGCTGAACTTTGCGGGTACGGGTGGGCGCCGATCTCCAAATACAGACCCATGCAGGACTCTACTGTGGCATACTAGAAACAGTGTATTTTTTTGTAGCAGTCAACCGATCTGAAATGGTTGATTTTGGCAGGGTCATGTAATTTCTATGTGATCAGACAGTCTAGAAGTGTCTTAGGCTGAAAATAGGAATTATTTAACTGCTTCCAGGCTTCTTTTGATTAAAcatgaattttaattaaattaaaatttggaACTagagaaaaaaactattttctcttACAAATTCCTCCATATCTACTGGAGAGAATGCTTCTCAGGGCAATATTAGCATTTTTTCACAACGAGTGTCTTTACGCTATAATACCTGATATCCCTGAATGATTCCATTGTGAGCATCATGAGGCGGAGGCTCCCAGCTGAGGTGCACTGTGTCATTACTGTCAGTGGGCATTGATATGGACACATCCTGAGGTGGTGCACTGGGGACTGTGAACCAGGCACATGGTTACAGTTTGGTTTTAGTacaaaggtttggggttaatacaatttatacaatTGAAATGTTTAAGTCTCTTAGTTAACAATACCACCCCTCGACTGAAGTACTTAGGAGTATCATGCAAATGCCATGGTACTGTAAATGAATAAGGTCATTTATATTCTCACCTATCTCTGGCACTCGTAAGTGTCTAGTGTTGCTATCCCTGCCATACAAGCTGCTGCCGTAGGGTCGGACTTTGAACTCGTACTTGTAGCCTCGCTTCAGAGGTCCCACGTGTGTGTGAAGGCCAGGCTGAGGAACCCTTTGAACTGTCCAGTCTGAGCTGGCCGGCAGGAGAGAGCGATACAGCACCTCAAAGCCTTCAAGATAATGAGGCTGTGACATAGACGACTGCAACTACAAACAGAAAGACAACAGAACACTTGTGATGCCATCTTAAAATGTTACTTAAGGAAACACAGTTATTTAAAGTGTGGTGCCTGAACTGTATTACCCTCCATGTAACTTGAGACATGTTGGAGGCGGTACTCATAACTGTGACGTTCTCCAGGCTCACGCGTAAGGCAGACAGCTCCTTGTGTAAGTCTCTCAGGCTGGTGATTCCTGCATCTGTTACATATATTAGCCATCACATAAGACATCACTTATCTAAACAAGGTGAGTGGGATACAAATGGCATGCTGGGAAGTTGTTTAAGTGCTGTTAATTGACTGATTACATGCATTCTTACCCTCTACAAGAAGCTGTGCACTGGCCACAGACACCCCGAGCTTATTTTCCGCAGTGCAGGTGTAGCTACCCGCGTCCTGCGCCGTCACATAGTGGATTTGCAGACTGTGGTCGGGGTTGATTAAATATCTGGCAAATGCAATTGCGATGTAAGATTAAGAATGTAAATTATAAGGAATCTCACAATCCTTATGCATCTGGGATTTTTACTTAGGGGGATGCAGACCCCTGGAGGTTCTTTTTAGGTACTGCAGTGGGTCTATATTACTATACTGATTCTATATTGTTAAAACATGATGCACAATGAGCATCACTGTGATGGTTATTTTGAAGGGTCTGTGCATGCATCTGACCTGCCACTGGGTAAAGGTCCTTTTTCTCGGCTCCACTCTACAGAAGGAATTGGGTCTCCATTGGCCTCACAGAAAAACTGTGCAGACGCTCCAAGCTGCACTGAAACATCCTCTGGTTTACGCAATAAAACTGGCTTAGCTGAGGAAGAAGGTCAGATGTATGAGTCTCCATGCATGAGTTATTCCTAATCTTTCAGAGCAATGATAGTCTCACCTAATGCAGACAGCCGAGCCGCACGACTCTCTCTCACTCCAGCTGTGTTTGAGGCTATACAGCTGTAAACTCCAGAGTCATTCTTCTGGGCTGGAGCAATGATCAGTTTACCATTCAGCTCCTATACAAACAGATACACAGAATCCAGGCACACAAAACACTGTTCAGTCTATCTGTTCAGGTCTAGCTCTCTATTCACTTTCTGTGTTATACTGCCTTCTACAGACATACACAGGGACGAGTTCTCATGGAGAAGACTTTAACTGATAAATCAAACCCATTAAATAAGAAAACAGAATCTTATTAGAGTATATTTTGCACTCACAGTGTAATGTTCATTGCTGCTGTTGATTAGGGTCCCGTCTTTCCTCCAGGTTACGTTGGGCTCAGGATATCCAACAGGTGGTCTGCAGTTCATCACAGCCACCTCGCCAATCGCTACTTCCACGTCACTGGGCTGCACACGGAACTCTTCTCGCAGAGCTGAAAATCACACACGCGGGTGGAATGAGTGAATAATAACTagctaaataaaacatatatatatgttggGTTCTCTCTCTATACATATAGTGTGTTTCAAAActtaatatacactactgttcaaatgtttgtggtcagtaagatttttatttttattttagaaagaaCTTTTATCAAGCAAGGGTCtggtaaatttatcaaaagtgacagagaagacatttatgttacaaaatatttatatttataattaaatgctatatcatagtttacacaaaattattaagaggcacaactgttttcaagattgataataataagaagcaccaaataatcatattagaatgatttctgaatgatcatgtgacactgaagacaggagtaatgatgctgagaattcagctctgccatcaaaggactaaaatacattttaaagtatatataaaaaataattgaattgtattatttattaaaaaaaaatcttagtttaAGGTAGTTTAAATGCTAATGGTCAGTCGCTACATTTCAGAGAAGGAATGTCTAATCTTTTTCTCAAAAAGGCCCTTTTGCTTTAGTAATCAAAGTCTATTGTCAACTCTCTTGACATAGTTTGTTGGTGTCTCAAATTATCTAGCAGTGAAATCGGT from Carassius auratus strain Wakin unplaced genomic scaffold, ASM336829v1 scaf_tig00011586, whole genome shotgun sequence encodes:
- the LOC113073189 gene encoding roundabout homolog 1-like yields the protein MRYFIKLSWVLGIICNVEGSRSVSDSGLPQIIHHPSDVVVRVGSPATLSCRAEGNPKPTIQWLRNGQPLDTDKMDAHSQPVVLSEGSLFFFSVVPGRKSQSHEAVYACVARNSAGVATSRNASLHIAALREEFRVQPSDVEVAIGEVAVMNCRPPVGYPEPNVTWRKDGTLINSSNEHYTELNGKLIIAPAQKNDSGVYSCIASNTAGVRESRAARLSALAKPVLLRKPEDVSVQLGASAQFFCEANGDPIPSVEWSREKGPLPSGRYLINPDHSLQIHYVTAQDAGSYTCTAENKLGVSVASAQLLVEDAGITSLRDLHKELSALRVSLENVTVMSTASNMSQVTWRLQSSMSQPHYLEGFEVLYRSLLPASSDWTVQRVPQPGLHTHVGPLKRGYKYEFKVRPYGSSLYGRDSNTRHLRVPEIVPSAPPQDVSISMPTDSNDTVHLSWEPPPHDAHNGIIQGYQVWCVETEEQNSFNWTVDSGTHSIEISTLQPGKLFWATVAAVNGAGVGVQSDPYKLLIESRLEATPYQTDILSMSHFLAVIKKPVIIGSVGILLCVLMITAVFLYRRHVRPTNLRGKRSGLYGLEIEDHIIKHRMAAPDSPWISGGWRPDSSSEPKQGLWTPSQENSGLRRTTLPIMAKKDTNHVRSAVPIVPDNCGVYGTFYMDLTGKELQTFNSPGRGPRMPHSKSPLHNSETVRITEPIVKTAVVREVQALPWRRVLPAQPSMGVLKESWEKNYKRELHAVKSAPLMPASLAVCSASSNHQQRFNQHPAGGVSEPVKPLSSSRILHYSASLQLVDMLPSPPPLPVEDNYSLSSEDESTRSTKLTVDIGSLQSVCTASGLQGPATATTGCPSHHSPAQPSPTFSHLSSVSFCLSNDDYQDTTLSTQGHTQYMETSLKPQGQSTSRQSSPSLPHPFSPTPTFGYICGPAEREMDEERESQPVGLRRATLRSTQSTCCSEWEGSLWNGWGSVSESNMTSARTSIISCSDYSFINDANFARILAMTAESTSGTLSDSSPPASPLSVLFPPRDCFGELEPLPVWDWSTAWVEELEAQLKASNKARITATSSRHSGIERWRGHLETPSHR